ATGCTGGTTGCAGAGATCCAAGAGCTCGACGAGGTCAAGGGCCTGGTCGTCAAGGGACAGCAGGACGGGGTGATCTCGTACGGCGAGGTCGCCACGGCCGTGTCCGAGGTCGACCTGGATGAGTCCGATATCGAGGAGCTCTACGCGTACCTGGAGCGTCAGGGCGTCGAGCTCGTCGAGGACGTCGATCCGGCGCAGGCTACGGCCGCCGCCGCCGAGACGGAGTCGGACAAGCGGAGCAAGCGCCGCAAGGCCACCGCGCTCGACCTGAAGCCGGACATGACGACCGACTCCCTTCAGCTCTTCCTGAAGGACATCGGCAAGGTGCGCCTGCTGACCGCACAGGAGGAGGTCGAGCTCGCGAAGCGCATCGAGCGGGGCGATCTCGACGCGAAGCAGAAGATGGTCGAGTCGAACCTGCGCCTGGTCGTCTCGATCGCCAAGAACTATCGCAACCAGGGCCTTCCATTCCTCGACCTGATCCAGGAGGGGACGCTGGGCCTGGTGCGGGCTGCCGAGAAGTTCGACTATCGCAAGGGGTTCAAGTTCTCGACCTACGCGACCTGGTGGATCCGCCAGGCGATCGCTCGGGCGCTCGCCGACAAGGCGCGCACCATCCGCATCCCCGTCCACGTGGTCGAGAAGCTGAACAAGATCGGCCGTGCGGAGCGGAAGCTGGTCACGGAGCTCGGCCGCGAGCCGACCCCGGACGAGATCGCTGAGGTGACCGGGATCGATCCCGAGGAAGTCGATCAGATCAAGCGCTCGGCGCAGGCCCCGGTTTCGCTCGAGAAGCCCGTCGGCGACGAGGAGGAGTCCGAGTTCGGTCAGTTCATCGCCGACGAGAAGGCGGAGTCGCCGTTCGAGCGGGCCGCTGACCTGCTCACCAAGGAGGCCCTGCGCGAGGCACTCGAGAACCTCTCATACCGCGAGCGGCGCGTGCTCGAGCTCCGCTACGGGTTGGGCGGCGAGCACCCGCGCACGCTGGACGAGGTCGGGCGGACATTCAACGTCACCCGCGAGCGAATCCGCCAGATCGAGAATCAGTCGCTCAAGAAGCTCCAGAGCCTGGCTGAGGCTCAGAAGCTGCGCGAAGTCGCCTGAGGCGGCGAGACCTTCGCCGGGCGGCGTCATCGTCGCTCGCGCGAAGAGCACCCCACGCTCCCTGAAGGAAACGGAGGATCACCATCGGCACCGCAACTGCAACCAAGGCTCAGCCCGCGGAGTGGACCTGCGCCCGCTGCGAGATGAAGAGCACGTGGACGAAAGGGCTCGCCGAGGGGTCGGCGCCCCCGCACTGGGTCCAGGACCCCGACGGTCGTCACTACTGCCTGTCCTGCCGGCGCGAGCGGGCCGTCGATGACGCCCTGGAGGCGGCGGGCGACATCGGTATCGATGCCCGCGCAAAGCTGCGTTCCAAGGCGGTGGTCAGGTTCGAGATCGCACGCGATCCCGAGCGTACTGAGGGCGAGATCGCCAAGGCCGCACGCACGTCGATCGGCGCGGTGCGCAACGCGCGCAAGCAAGCAGCTGAGCAGTCCTAAGCCGGGCGCCTAAAGGCCATTCGCGAGGGGCCCGATAAGGGTCCTGATGGCGTTCGATATCGACGCAGCGCTGCGCTTTGTGGTCGAGCATGAAGGCTCGGACCTGCACGTCAAGGTTGCCTCGCCCCCCATGGCGCGGGTGCACGGTGCGCTGCAGCCGATCGACGACGCCGACCCGCTGAGCGAGGAGGACGCCAAGGACGCCCTCCAGCACATCCTCAGAGATGAGCATCTGCAGGAGGAGTTCGCCAAGGAGGGTGAAGCCGACTTCTCATATGAGATTCCAGGGCTCTCGCGCTTCCGGGTCAACGCCTTTCGCCAGCGCGGGTACATCTCGATCGCCTGCCGCGCGATTCCCTTCCAGGTGCGGACGATCGACGACCTCGCGTTGCCGGAGGTGATCCGCACGCTGGCCGAGGAGCCGCGAGGGATCATCCTGCTCACGGGCACGACCGGCTCGGGAAAGTCGACGACCCTGGCGGCGATGATCGACCACATCAACTCGACCCGCTCCCGCCATGTCGTCACCCTCGAGGACCCAATCGAGTACCTGCACCGGGACAAGCTGTCGATCATCAACCAGCGCGAGGTCGGTCACGACACGGAGAGCTTCGCCAGGGCGATGCGCCGCGTCCTGCGACAGGACCCGGACGTGATCCTGATCGGCGAGATGCGCGACGAGGAGACGGTCCGCACGGCGCTTGCCGCCGCCGAGACGGGACACCTGGTGCTGTCCACGCTCCACACGCTCGACGCGACCGAAACGATCAACCGGATCGTCGACTTCTTCCCGCCGCACCTCCAACAGCAGGCAAGGGTGATGCTGGCCTCCACGCTGCGGGGGGCGGTCTCGCAGCGCCTCGTACCACGGGTCGACGGGAACGGCCGCGTGGCCGTCTGCGAGGTGATGGTGGTCACCGGCCGTGTCCAGGATCTGATCCTCAATCCGCAGGAGACCGGTCGGGTGACCGAGGTGATCGCCGAGGGCGAGTACTACGGGATGCAGACCTTCGACCAGGCGCTGCTCAAGCACGTGGTCGCCGGCAACATCAAGGAGGAGGTCGCCTTCGAGGTGGCCTCGAGCGCGCACGATTTCAAGCTCATGCTCGCCGCAGAGGGTCAGCGGGCGAGCGGGATCGAGCAGGTCGCGGGTACGCCCACGGACCATGGCGAGAGCCCCGCAGACTCACTTCAGTTCGTAAAGCATTGAGCTATACTCGGCGTTGGCGGTCGGGCACCAGACCGAGTCACTGTCGCCTCGACCCCGGAGGAAAATGGCCGAGAATCCCTGTCCAGTGGGCTCTTGTGCGGAGATCATCTCCGGCAAGTGGACGTTGCTCGTGATTCGCGATCTGGCCGGCGGCAGCCAGCGTTTCTGCGAGCTCGAGCGGTCGCTCGAGGGAATCAGCCCGCGCACGCTATCGCTGCGGCTGCGGGCCCTCGAGGAGCATGGGATCGTGGAGCGGCGCACCTACCCGGAGGTCCCTCCCCGGGTGGAGTACGGGCTGACCGAGAAGGGTCGCGCCCTGGTGCCCCTGATCGAGGACATGCGTGCCTACGGGCGCCGCTGGCTCGTGAACGGCGACCGGCAGCACGAAACCGTAGTCGCGGCCTGATCCGCTTCTGACCGGATAGCTGCAACGCGAGTTGCAGGGGAGGAGCGCTTCGCGTCCGCGCGAAGCCCCCCGGCATGCGCGACCTGGTTGCTCCAGAGGCCCTTCACACGATGGCCCGGGACGCGGCGAAGCGTTTCCGCGAACTGGTGGTCGCGGGTCATCAGATTCCCTATGACCTGGAGGAGACCGGTAGCCGCTCGCCTCTCCCTCGGTACGTCCCGCTCACTGGGCGCTTCGTTCGCGACAACGCTCCGGCGTTGCTCCAGCTCGACTCGTTCGGCTCGGCGTGCGCGGCGATCGAATCCGCGGAGCTGGCGGGCCCCTATCTCGAGGAGCTCGGGATCGACGTCCCGCCGGACGCCCGCGCGCGCGCCGAGCTCGCCGGCACGGTCTTCCTGTGCCGTCTGTGGGCGGACTCCACCGACTTCTCGCTCGACCGTGAGCGGCTGGATGAAGCGATCGCCGAGCTCGAGGCCGGCGGCCAAACGCGGGAAGACGAGATCGAGGTGGTGGTTCCGCTTCGCGGCCTGCGAATGCCCGTGGTGCGTCTCGAGCTGGCAACCGCGACGATCGTTCGGGCGGACACGGTCGAGGTGCCGGCGGAGGCGCGGGCCTCGGAGGGAACAGGCACTGCCGGCTGGGAGCCCACCTTCCTCGCCGCGGCGCGGATCAACCCCGCCGAGCCAGCCGATGACGAAGAGCGAGGCCCAGATGCTGCCGCCCGTTCCGTGGAGGCCCTCCGCCAGCTGATCACGGCGCTTCGCCTCTTCCAGGCCGGAGGCGTGGCCCTGGGCCCTTATGCGTGGACACGCGCCGGCGGGGATCGCTGGCGGCGGATCGCGACCGGCGCCGGGCGCCCAAGACGTGGCGGCTACCGGCTCGCCGAGGACACGCTGGGCGACCTGGCCACGCTCTCGCGGGTGCTCGCGTACCGCTCGACCTCGCTTGGGCAGGACCGCTCGCGGAAACCGGGGGCCGTGGCGCGGGCGATCTCGCGCTTCGAGGCCGGCCTGGAACGAAACGTCGCCCTCGAGGCGCTGAACGATTACCTGCTGGCTCTCCGGTTCGTGCTCGAAGGCGGCGGTCCGGCAGACCTGGGCCTGGCGATGCGGGTCGCTGCCCTGTGCGCCGAGCCCGAGCAGCGCCCCGAAATCAAGGCGATCGTGGACCGCGGGCTCGCCCTCGAGCGGGAGCTGTGGAGTGGCGAGCCGGCTCCGGCGGGCGACGGTGCTCCGACGGCCGCTGAGACCGTGGCCGCGATCGAGGAGCTGGCTCGCGCCATCCTCAGGGATGCCGCCTGCGGCCACCTCGGCGCCGACCTGCGCGCAACCGCCGACGAGATCCTGCTCGCCGATGGGCTGGCCGTGGGCGAGGGCGAGACCACCCAACGAGGCGGCTCGGAGGAATGGGACCTGCCTGTCGACGACCAGGAGGAGGTCCGGCCTGAGGAGGAGCTCCCGCCTGAGCAGCCGGAGGACCCGGACGAGCAGCCTTTGCTTGATGTTTCCGCGGATTGGCAGGACCGCCCACCGGCGGAGGACACGCAGGTGATGCAGGTCCTTGGTCCCGAGGGTCGAATGAGGGTCGAGCGAGTTCCCCACCAGGAGGAGGAGAACGTGTTCACCAGCGGTCAAAACGGGCGCCAGGCGCATCTCGCCGCATGGATCGACGCTCCGGCGCCGAGCCAGGTCGCGGAGCATCCGGACGGACGGTCGCCTGAGCGCCAGCCGCTCGCCGACCGCGTCGCCTATCTCTTCCCGCGTCCGGAGCCGACTGATTGGAACGTGCGCGAGCTGAGCTACGACCGCCGCCGCGGCCGCGCCGCGCCGCCCCCAGAACGTCGGGTCTCCTGAGCGCAGAACCTCCTCCCCCCGATCACCCTGGCAGGTTGCGGCCCCGGGCCTCGGCCCGGGGCCGGGCCTGCCGCGGGAGCCCAGGGACGCGCCTCAGGCGGCGGCGATCGCCGTCCGCTCCTTGGGCCCGGCGGCGAACAGGTAGCGGTTGATCTCCATCAACCCGGAGAGGTCATGGACGTCGACGTCCAGGTGGGGGACCTGAATCACCGCGCGCGCCTGCATCTCGGCCGTCAGCCGCCTGATGTTGCGCTGGTCGCGAGCCGCGAGCGCCCGGTAGTCGTCGTAGTTTGAGAGGACCCGCCGCGCGAGCTCCTGGTCACCCAGCGCGTCTTCCAGCTCCCGTGGGAATCCCTCACCGTAATCCGGGAGCTCGCTCTCGTAGTGCACCTTGTTCACGATCACGCCGCCGAACGGCAGCTTTGCCTCGACCAGCTTGCGGTGGAAGTAGACGGCCTCGCTGATCGGCTCGCCCTGCGGCGCGCAGACCACCAGGAAGCACGTCTCGGGATTCGCGAGCAGCTCGTTGACGCGTTTGGCTCGCTCGCGAAAGCCGCCCAGCATGCCGCTGAACGCCTGGAAGAACTCCGACAGATCCTCCAGCACCTCGACGCCGGTGACCCGCCGCAGGATGGAGAACATCATCGAGGTCCCGCGCCCGAAGACGCGCATGCCAAGGCCGGTGGGGCGCATGAAGACCTGGAGAGCGCGCCCCTCGATGAACTGCATCAGACGCCGGGGCGCGTCCAGGAAGTCCAGCGCATTGCGGGTCGGCGGTGTGTCCAGAACCAGCAGGTCGTACCGATCCTCGGCGTGCAGCTCGAACAGCTTCTCCATCGCCATGTACTCCTGGGAGCCGGCGAGGGCGGCAGAGAGTTGCTGATAGATGCGGTTCTCCAGGATGCGGTCGCGCGTCTCCTCGTCGGGGGCGTGGCGGCGCACCAGCTCGTCGAAGGTCGCCTTCGCATCGAGCATCATCGCCCACAGCTCGCCGCCCTGGGTCTCGATCCCCGCCTTCGCGAACAGGGCGGGGTCCACCTGGCGCTCCTCGTTTCCCAGCTCGGGCAGCCCGAGCGAGTCCGCGAGTCGCTTTGCGGGGTCGATTGTCAGGACGACGACCTTCTTGCCGCGTGCCGCCATCCCGGTCGCAATCGCGGCCGAGCTGGTGGTCTTCCCGACCCCGCCCGAGCCCGCGCAGATGCAGACGCGCTTGCGGTCGAGTAGCTCAGCGACGCTCGCCATCAGCCCATCAGTCGACGGTCTCGGACAGCTCGCGGATCTGCTCGACGTCGAGCGCCGGCGCAAAGACGAACGGGAGCGTTCGGACGGGCGCGGTGACCAGCTCCGCGAGGCGAGCGAGCTGCTCGCGTTGCGCTGCGGCGCGGCGGCTCTGGCTGAGCGCGGCACGGTACGTCCCGCGAAGCGGCCCGTTGGCGTTGCCGCACGCCTCCGCGAGCCGCTCAACCTCGTCCGCCGAGAAGCGTTCCGGGTAGAGCCCGTTCATGTACACGCGGTCGACCGCGACGTCGACCTCCTCGGTCAACTGGCGCTCGAGCGCCACGGTCTCGTTGACGGGCATCTCCTCGGGCAGGGCGACGATCGCGACTCCCGTCTTCCGGTGGTTGACGATGAATGTCTCGAGCGCCTGCGCCTGCGCCTTGATCGGTCCGACCCGCGCGATGTTCGCGAACGTGCGCGGCGTCTGCAGGAACCCGACGCCCGCGCCGGTTGCCGGAGCATCGACGATGACGAGGTCGTAGTGGCGCCCCTTTTTCACCTTGCGGTCGGGTTGAGCAACCTCCCAGATCTTCCCGATCGTCACCAGCTCACGGAGGCCAGGCGTGGCTGCCGTCAGGTAGGTGAAGATCCGGGAGCGGAACAGAAGGTCGCGCATCGCCCGCACCTTCAGTTGAAGCAGGACGTACTCGCGCATCGCCTCGTCGGGGTCGATCGAGATCGCCCACAGGTTGTCCGCCATCTCGACCTCGTGGAAGCCGACCTCGGCCCGGTTGAAGACGTGGGAGGTGTGCTCCTGCGAGGAAACCTCGCAGACGATCGTTCGCCGGCCCTCTTGCGCGGCGGCAAGACCGAGGGCCAGGGCGACGGTCGACTTGCCCACCCCGCCCTTCCCGGTGACGATCACCAAGCGCTTGTCGAGCAGCTCGGACGTCGCAGGAACATACATCGGTGCCCTCTGCCCGGGCTGAACGAAAGCCCGCTTGGGCTAGCGACGAAGTCGCGGTAGCAACGTGCGGACCTGCCGGGTCAGGCTTGCGCCTTAGCCCGGCGGGGGACGTAGCCGAAGGCGAGCTGCCACCGGAATATTCTGGCCGAGGCTTCCGGCGGAATGATGATGCTCTCTCATGGGAAGGAAACGCACGATCACGTGCGAATAAGCGCGATCAATGGGTCTCTTCAACCGCGGTTTCAAGCCGAACCTGCCCGACAAGGGCCAGCCGCACTCGGCAAACGGCGACGTGCCCACCGAAGACGCGGTGCCGGACGATCCCTGGTCATGGGAGGAGCCGGTGCAGCCCGACCCGGTGGAGTCCGACCCGGTGGAGTCCGAGCCGCCGGCGCCCGAGCCGGAGGAGCCCCAGGGCGCCGAGCCCGAGAGTGCCGAGCCCGAGAGTGCCGAGCCCGAGCAGCCGACGGCGGCGTCCTCGCCCCCGGTCAATCAGGCTGAGCCGGATCCCTCCGACGAGGGGCGGATCAGCGCAAACGAGGCGCTCGCGCCAACCCGGGCCGCGGGGCCGGGGAAGCTTCCCGGCGCGCACATCGGGGATGAATCCGAACGTCGGGCGAAGATCATCTCGTTTGCGAACCAGAAGGGCGGGGTGGCGAAGACGACCACCACGCTGAACCTGGCCGTCGCCTTCTCCGAGTCCGGTCACCGGGTCCTGGCGGTGGACCTCGACCCGCAGGGCAACTTGACGATGAGCCAGGGGATCGACCCCGACAAGGTCGAGGGCAGCATGTACGACGTGCTGGTGGACCACGTCCCGATTCGCGAGGTGATCCAGCAGCGGGAGATCGACATCGCCGTGGCCTCCATCGACCTCGCCGGCGCCGAGATTGCCATGAGCATGCAGATCGGCCGCGAGCGATCGCTGGAGAAGGCCCTGTCGGCCGTCGTGGACGACTATGACTTCGTCTGCATCGACACCCCGCCGAGCCTGGGCCTGCTGACGGTGAACGCGCTCACGGCGTCGGACAAGGTGATCGTCCCCGTCCAGTGCGAGTATCTCTCCATGCGCGGGCTCGTCCAGCTCCAGAACACGTTGCAGATGATTCGCGAGAACCTCAACCCCCGCGTCGACATCGAGGGCATCCTGCCGACAATGCTGGACTCGCGCACCGTTCACGCCAAGGAAGCGGTGGAGATCCTCGAGGAGAACTTCGGCGAGCTGGTCTTCAAGTCGCGAATCCGCAAGGCGATCAAGTTCGCAGAGGCCCCGGTTCGCGGTTCGAGCGTGCTCAAGTACGATCCGAACGGCAACGCCGCCAACTACTACCGCGAGCTGGCCAAGGAGGTTTTGACGAATGGCGCGTCGTAGGCGGGCCAGCATGCGCGAGGGACCACTCGCCGACCTGTTCCGCTCCACTGCTGGCGAGCAGCCCGAGGAGGACACCCGAGCGGTGGGCGATCGCGAGGAGGCGCCGGGCCCCGAACCCGCCGAGCGCGAGATCCCTGACTCCGAGCCGGACAGCCCCCCGGATCCCGAGCGCGTGCGGGCCTACCGGGTGGAGGAGCGCGAGTCCTGGCCGCGTGAGCCGAGGGAGCGCCTGAACCGGATCTTCTCCGACGATGCCCACGACGTCGAGGGCCCCACCTACGGCCGCGACGAGCCCGGGCTGGGCGACTATCACGGACCGCCGCGGCCGCACCTGCCGGTGATCCGTGTGGTCGGAGTCGGCGGTGCCGGGGTCAACGCGATCAACCGGATGATCGAGGCCCGGATCCCTGGCGTCGAGTTCATGGCGATCAACACGGACCTCCAGTCCCTTCAGCAGTCCACAGCCGACGTCACGGTGCATCTCGGCAGCGGCGTCGCGCGGGGCCTCGGGACCGGCTCGAACCCCGAGCTCGGCTACCGGGCCGCGTTCGAGGAGCAGGACAAGATCAAGCGGCTCCTGAAGGGGTCTGACATGGTGTTCGTGACCGCTGGGGTCGGCGGCGGCACCGGGACTGGGGCAGCGCCGGTCGTCGCGCGGCTCGCCCGGGACGTGGGCGGGCTGACCGTCGGGATCGTCACCAAGCCGTTTCGATTCGAGGGCACGCGCCGTGCGAAGCAGGCCGAGGAGGGCATCGAGGCGCTGAGCGCCGAGGTCGACACGTTGATCGTGGTCCCCAACGAGCGCCTGCTCTCGGTGCTGGCCCGGACCACGACGATGATCGAAGCCTTCCAGGTGGCCGACGACGTCCTGCGCCAGGGCGTTCAGGGGATCTCCGAGCTGATCACCCTCCCCGGACTGATCAACCTCGACTTCGCCGATGTGCGGACGACGATGCGCGACGCGGGCCAGGCCCTGCTCGGGATCGGGATGGGCACGGGGGAGACCCGCGCCGTCTCAGCAGCCGAGCGCGCGGTGTCGTCGCCGCTGCTCGAGACGTCGGTGGACGGCGCTCGCTCGATCTTGCTCTCGATCACCGGCGGTCCCGACATGAGCCTGATGGAGGTCTCCGAGGCCGCGAAGGTCGTTCAGGAGGCCGCCCACCCGGAGGCCAACATCATCTTCGGGGCCAACGTCGACGAGACGCTCGTCGACCAGCTCTGGGTGACAGTCATCGCCACCCGCTTCGACGGCCGTGGCCGTCGCGCCGACGGCAGCGCCCGAGCCGAGCTGCGGGTTGCCGGCACCACGGCGACCGCCGTCCGCCGTCCGGCCGACCGCAGGGCGGGGAGCGCACCGAGCTTCGAGTCGCGACCGCGGGACATGTCGATAGAAGTTCCGGAGTTCGTCCCCGGCGGCTGACCAGCACCTAGGCTGCGCCCCATGAGCACGCAAGGGGCAGTGGCAGCCGGACATCCGCTCACCGCCGAGGCCGGGGCCGCCATCCTTCGCGAGGGCGGTAACGCGGTGGACGCCGCGGTGGCGGCCGTCCTGACCTCCTTTGTCACCGAGAGCCCGCTGACCGGGCTGGGGGCCGGCGGGTTCATGCTCGTCCACGCTCCGGACGACAACGTGCTGCTCGACTTCTTCGTTGCCGTTCCCGGTCAGGACGGAGTGGAGCGGCGCTCCGAACTGGATCCGATTCCGGTCTACTTCAGCGAGGACGTTCCACAGGTATTCAACGTCGGCGCGGCGTCGTGCGGGGTCCCAGGGACCGCTGCGGGGCTCTGGGAGGCGTTGCAGCGGTTCGGCTCGATGCCGATGGGGGAGTTGGTTCGTCCGGCCGTGGATCACGCGCGACAGGGGGTGCCGGTGAACGCCGAGCAGGCGTTCATCTTCAAGATCCTGGAGCCGATCCTCACGTACAGCCCCGAAGGGCAGGCGATCTATGCGCCAGGGGGCCGGCGCTTGCGCGAGGGCGATGTGTTCCGGTTCGAGGAGCTGGCGGAAGCGCTGGACCGGTACGGGGCCGAGGGGCCGGAGCCGTTCTACCGGGGCGAGCTCGCGCGAGCGGTCTCGGACTGGGTGGTGGAGCGCGGCGGGACGCTGGGAGTGGAGGACCTGGCCGCGTACGAGCCGATCGCCCGGTATCCGGCGCGCGGCCGCTTCCGCGGTCGGGACGTACTCACCAACCCGCCGCCCTCATC
This genomic interval from Solirubrobacterales bacterium contains the following:
- a CDS encoding helix-turn-helix domain-containing protein, with protein sequence MGSCAEIISGKWTLLVIRDLAGGSQRFCELERSLEGISPRTLSLRLRALEEHGIVERRTYPEVPPRVEYGLTEKGRALVPLIEDMRAYGRRWLVNGDRQHETVVAA
- the ftsZ gene encoding cell division protein FtsZ, coding for MREGPLADLFRSTAGEQPEEDTRAVGDREEAPGPEPAEREIPDSEPDSPPDPERVRAYRVEERESWPREPRERLNRIFSDDAHDVEGPTYGRDEPGLGDYHGPPRPHLPVIRVVGVGGAGVNAINRMIEARIPGVEFMAINTDLQSLQQSTADVTVHLGSGVARGLGTGSNPELGYRAAFEEQDKIKRLLKGSDMVFVTAGVGGGTGTGAAPVVARLARDVGGLTVGIVTKPFRFEGTRRAKQAEEGIEALSAEVDTLIVVPNERLLSVLARTTTMIEAFQVADDVLRQGVQGISELITLPGLINLDFADVRTTMRDAGQALLGIGMGTGETRAVSAAERAVSSPLLETSVDGARSILLSITGGPDMSLMEVSEAAKVVQEAAHPEANIIFGANVDETLVDQLWVTVIATRFDGRGRRADGSARAELRVAGTTATAVRRPADRRAGSAPSFESRPRDMSIEVPEFVPGG
- a CDS encoding type IV pilus twitching motility protein PilT produces the protein MAFDIDAALRFVVEHEGSDLHVKVASPPMARVHGALQPIDDADPLSEEDAKDALQHILRDEHLQEEFAKEGEADFSYEIPGLSRFRVNAFRQRGYISIACRAIPFQVRTIDDLALPEVIRTLAEEPRGIILLTGTTGSGKSTTLAAMIDHINSTRSRHVVTLEDPIEYLHRDKLSIINQREVGHDTESFARAMRRVLRQDPDVILIGEMRDEETVRTALAAAETGHLVLSTLHTLDATETINRIVDFFPPHLQQQARVMLASTLRGAVSQRLVPRVDGNGRVAVCEVMVVTGRVQDLILNPQETGRVTEVIAEGEYYGMQTFDQALLKHVVAGNIKEEVAFEVASSAHDFKLMLAAEGQRASGIEQVAGTPTDHGESPADSLQFVKH
- a CDS encoding AAA family ATPase; this encodes MGLFNRGFKPNLPDKGQPHSANGDVPTEDAVPDDPWSWEEPVQPDPVESDPVESEPPAPEPEEPQGAEPESAEPESAEPEQPTAASSPPVNQAEPDPSDEGRISANEALAPTRAAGPGKLPGAHIGDESERRAKIISFANQKGGVAKTTTTLNLAVAFSESGHRVLAVDLDPQGNLTMSQGIDPDKVEGSMYDVLVDHVPIREVIQQREIDIAVASIDLAGAEIAMSMQIGRERSLEKALSAVVDDYDFVCIDTPPSLGLLTVNALTASDKVIVPVQCEYLSMRGLVQLQNTLQMIRENLNPRVDIEGILPTMLDSRTVHAKEAVEILEENFGELVFKSRIRKAIKFAEAPVRGSSVLKYDPNGNAANYYRELAKEVLTNGAS
- a CDS encoding ArsA-related P-loop ATPase produces the protein MYVPATSELLDKRLVIVTGKGGVGKSTVALALGLAAAQEGRRTIVCEVSSQEHTSHVFNRAEVGFHEVEMADNLWAISIDPDEAMREYVLLQLKVRAMRDLLFRSRIFTYLTAATPGLRELVTIGKIWEVAQPDRKVKKGRHYDLVIVDAPATGAGVGFLQTPRTFANIARVGPIKAQAQALETFIVNHRKTGVAIVALPEEMPVNETVALERQLTEEVDVAVDRVYMNGLYPERFSADEVERLAEACGNANGPLRGTYRAALSQSRRAAAQREQLARLAELVTAPVRTLPFVFAPALDVEQIRELSETVD
- a CDS encoding sigma-70 family RNA polymerase sigma factor: MLVAEIQELDEVKGLVVKGQQDGVISYGEVATAVSEVDLDESDIEELYAYLERQGVELVEDVDPAQATAAAAETESDKRSKRRKATALDLKPDMTTDSLQLFLKDIGKVRLLTAQEEVELAKRIERGDLDAKQKMVESNLRLVVSIAKNYRNQGLPFLDLIQEGTLGLVRAAEKFDYRKGFKFSTYATWWIRQAIARALADKARTIRIPVHVVEKLNKIGRAERKLVTELGREPTPDEIAEVTGIDPEEVDQIKRSAQAPVSLEKPVGDEEESEFGQFIADEKAESPFERAADLLTKEALREALENLSYRERRVLELRYGLGGEHPRTLDEVGRTFNVTRERIRQIENQSLKKLQSLAEAQKLREVA
- a CDS encoding ArsA family ATPase, encoding MASVAELLDRKRVCICAGSGGVGKTTSSAAIATGMAARGKKVVVLTIDPAKRLADSLGLPELGNEERQVDPALFAKAGIETQGGELWAMMLDAKATFDELVRRHAPDEETRDRILENRIYQQLSAALAGSQEYMAMEKLFELHAEDRYDLLVLDTPPTRNALDFLDAPRRLMQFIEGRALQVFMRPTGLGMRVFGRGTSMMFSILRRVTGVEVLEDLSEFFQAFSGMLGGFRERAKRVNELLANPETCFLVVCAPQGEPISEAVYFHRKLVEAKLPFGGVIVNKVHYESELPDYGEGFPRELEDALGDQELARRVLSNYDDYRALAARDQRNIRRLTAEMQARAVIQVPHLDVDVHDLSGLMEINRYLFAAGPKERTAIAAA